In Malus sylvestris chromosome 15, drMalSylv7.2, whole genome shotgun sequence, a single genomic region encodes these proteins:
- the LOC126602556 gene encoding bZIP transcription factor 11-like, whose translation MSPVLSEILRSGFMVDSSLRRRTHLVQSFSVVFLYCGNSSGSAQLQNYASEGDLHRPVDQRKRKRMQSNRESARRSRMRKQQHLDDLMAQVAQLRKENNQILTSINITTQHFMNVESENSVLKAQMGELSQRLESLDEILGYINGGVGHGGGLETTPVADQNSFINPWNMLHVNQPIMATADMLHQYY comes from the exons ATGTCGCCAGTTCTCAGTGAAATCCTCCGTTCCGGGTTTATGGTAGATTCCTCCCTCCGGCGCAGAACCCACCTTGTCCAATCTTTCTCCGTCGTCTTCCTCTACTG CGGAAATTCCTCTGGTTCCGCTCAGCTTCAGAACTATGCCTCTGAAGGGGATCTGCATCGTCCGGTGgatcaaagaaagagaaaacGGATGCAATCGAACCGCGAATCGGCGCGGCGGTCGCGGATGCGGAAGCAGCAGCACCTGGACGATCTGATGGCGCAGGTCGCCCAGCTGCGGAAGGAGAACAACCAAATCCTGACCAGCATAAACATCACCACCCAGCACTTCATGAATGTCGAGTCGGAAAACTCGGTATTGAAAGCGCAGATGGGGGAGCTCAGCCAGAGACTGGAGTCCCTCGACGAGATCCTCGGTTACATCAACGGCGGCGTCGGCCACGGCGGAGGCCTTGAAACCACCCCTGTTGCCGATCAGAACAGTTTCATAAACCCTTGGAATATGCTTCATGTGAACCAACCAATCATGGCCACTGCTGACATGCTTCACCAATACTATTAA